Part of the Quercus robur chromosome 5, dhQueRobu3.1, whole genome shotgun sequence genome, GGAAAGAATATGTTCTCTGGCTTACGTAACTCAGATGAATCCTCCACCCCAGCACGGTTAAGGGCCTCATCCCAAGTTTTTGCACAGTAGATACGGCACACCACTGGAACCTCAGCTTTCAAAGCCTCCTCAGTCTCAGCTATGCCAACCTTATAGCCTCTCTGCTCAGCTTCATTCATTGCCCGTTCGGCCTCGATTTTTGCTTTTTCGGCTACCTCCCTGGACTTTTTAGCTAGCTTCCTTAGCTTTTAGGTTTCCTCCGAGTGCTTCTTAAGAACTAGGACTTGTTCTTGAGCCTTCTTCAGTTCGGTATTCGCCTCACGCAAGTGGTTCCCCTAGTCCTCGGCCTGCTTTTGATAGCCTTCTAGTGCCGACTCGGCGCTCTTGCGAGCTTGCTCTTCAGCATGTAACTTTTTCTTTACATCGGCCAAGTCCTGTTCAAATTTGGACAAGGTCTGTACAGCCGTTGTCCGTCTCCTCCTTTCATCATCTAGCTGATCGAAGCAGATATTGAGCATCTCATCCAGcttgaaagtattttggatAATCTGTAGAAAAGAGGTTAACACTATAGTCAGTAAAAGGTACATATTGGTGAGTGATGATCATAAAAGGAAGGAGAAAAAAGTCAGCTtcttaccatgcccaagtatCTTTTATTGTCGAGGATgagttcattcttcctcatATCCTTTATTTCGGCCATATCTTTTGGGAGCAATAAGGTTTCCTCTATGGCCGAGGCTACGTGGCACCCTATGCCACCGTTGAAGTCCCTTATAGATGCATCATCTCGCAGGGGCTCCCCACCATGCATAGGTGCTGGCAACCATGCTTGTGGCTCAGAAAGTTGGGAATCAGATCTCTCTTGGCCCCGCATAGCTTGGTGCCTGGTTTTTTGCTGCTTTGCAGCTCGTTGGGCACCTTCCTCGCGAGTAGGACGAGACTGGCCAACGTCTGCCACCTCCTTGCCTTTTTGCTCCCTGCGCCTTTTTAATTCGGCAGCATCAGGACGGGCTGGCTGAGGAGGTTGACGAGAAGGCTGGCAAGGAGTAGGAGGAGGAGACCTAGCGGGAAGAGATGGAGCTTGGGATTGTGTTGATTTTGCCGGCGCACTCTTCCCGGGCTGACCTTCCATCAACTCCAACAAGCTTCTTTGGGGTTTTCTCTGTATCCCCATCTCGTCAAGATCTTCCTCGAAGTTTATGGAttgatcaaaaatcccaaagtcGTCCGAGGTTTCAGAGACCTCTACAActtcttcctcatctttttcctcttcccttctctcttctaCTTCCTCTTCTCGGGGGGTAAGCTGGGATGAAGAGGCTCCTGCTGAGACTTTGGCCACGAAAAGAGGCCCAGTACGGGATGTATATTGGGGAAGTGGAATACCTTCTGGGACTATGAACCCTATATAGGCAACACTGATACGGTGAAGCCAAGGATCGCGGGCTCTAATAATGTACTTCGGCGCCTGGAAAGCGGATGATAGGGGGGTATAGTCGAGGATTAAATGTGCTGCCCGGAGCTGGCCGTCAGCTTCATTCACGTATATCTCGGCTTTCAATACCTTATCCAAACTCGCCTTATTAACTAACCTAAGGTTGGGCTTTGTGTAACATCTATCTACAGAACCATTGAATTGAAGCAAAGCGTTGTTAGAGGTAGGAAtcacgagaaaaaaaaaaaaaaaaaaaaaaaaaaaaaaaacttatacataaACCAAATGTTATGAATCTCTGACTATGCTCCCACTTGGTACTCCTTCCATCGTGGGGCATGGTAGACCATTATGCCATTCCCTGGAGAAgataaggaaatcctccttTAGGTTCTTGTTCGAAGTGGGAAGGCACTAGATCAGCCTCACTTCGGGATATCTCGACCTAAGATAATACCCTTGCCCTTTCAGGTGATGGAGattgtacacccaattcacaTTATGGTGGGTCAGTTTTAGGTTCATCCTCTCGTTCAAAGCGTCTATGCTACCTAGAACTCTAAACATATTTGGGACACACTACGTAGGGGATAGCCAGGAAGATGATGAAAAAGGAGAAGGGTaggttcagtgtatgagctTTGGAACTATGTGGTCATCGAAGGTAAGAAAGAGAATTGATTTGAGAACGCCTTTATAGTCATGTAGAAATTATAAGCGGTAAAATTCCTGCTCATGAAACGAGATAGACCCTCCATTGCTTGATTTGCATCTCACCATCGAACGTGAGAGACAAGGGTgtcgccaaaatttaatgctgccaGAATCGGGATACTGAAGCGTCAGAAGCATGCCTCCAAACATGACTGGGTATGGGCTTATGACGTCAAAATCCATCTTTTCTCCCGAGGAGTCAAAAAGTAAGATTTtgaagggctattgtgggggccggtcagtcattaaaattattaaagtcaagttaattgggcctgtggcccatccgaggatgcttGAGGGGGCCCATACCAGATTGAAAGGGTAACCAAACGAAGGGAAGAGGGAATATCACGAaaggtgagttcagtattcgtccgagAACAAAACCCTTATCGACAATATGAGTCCGAGGATGATCAAGACGCCATTTGGTTACAGACATACCTCGGAGCTACATCACCACTCAAGATGGGATAAGGGAGCCAAAggtgggagagagagaaggcaaacaaatatctatggtaacagctgcctccgcattaattgcctcctaaccaactctctggccgcattaatgtggaagtgatgcctgaacagtggtgaagcagccttacagttACTAGAAGGAGGTTCCAaaaggtgttagatgggacagaaagagatcccctgaacctaacctacacgtgtatggtgaAGATGGAATAAAGAGGGCGGTATATAACATGAGAGAAAGGCATGCAAAAAGGAGTCGAAACATAGAGAGGAAcagagagaaaactgaaaaagaaaacttagaAAGAATAGAGTTGTATTGGTTTCAAAGAAAAACCGATTGTTATAGCGGCTCTGATCCACCTATAAACGGGAGGTTGAATCTTTTTGCTTCTAGAAaggttaatctagttcttgaacacccacgctctacaaattatgtTGTTTGGGCCCCTAACGTGctaacccaatatcattttgggatTGTTACGAATAGAGTCCTTacaggtagaaaatgtaaattgtacattttttttactttctcaattttttttttatgtttattaattctagactttttgatttttatacGCAATAACTTACTTAGATAGATATTTATAACGTAGTCTTACATTTgactctaaaattaagaaataatttctctttaaaaataaataatttaggacacataacacaaaattggatttcaattgtaTAAAACTTGGAGTTTTGTATCaaatccttatagaatttaatctcataattattttggtttatatatCATAATATGATTCAAGCTTTGACAATTATGGATATAGGTTAAGgagtaataattaaaaaaaagaaaaaaactaaagttaCGGAGTAATAATTAGGGTGCATTTGGGAATAGTTTATTtaactgaaattgaaatttttttactgaaagtgtaaaagaaaaaaaagttaaaatctaGCTAAATAGTACAAtagactcatgaataataccaaaaagaaactaaaaactaaataagctgAATATGATTCAAGCTTTGACAATTATGGATATAGGTTAAggagtaatatttttttaaaataaactaaagtTAAGGAGTAATAATTAGGGTGCGTTTGGGAGTagtttatttagctgaaattgaaaactttttactggaaatgtagaagaaaaaaagttaagagTTAGCTAAATAGTATAatagacccatgaataatacaaaaaaaaaaaaaaaaaaaaaaaactaaaaattaagtAAGCTGAAGCAAATAAGCTATCCCAAATGGGTTCTTAGTTGTATTAATTATGAACTACAAATCTACAATACATATattgtaaaaagaaaagtacttttattaataatttattagtttacACGTTCAAATTTATcgtgtttttgtgtgtttttcttgCTATTTGCACACATATTGCCTTCATTTgagggaatatatatatatatatatatatatatatttattgaaaacAGGAatctttacaatatatatatatatattataacattATTTAATAAAGTATTAAATATATCCCAACTTGTACTTTTATAGGACTTATCCATATACCATATTAATTGATTCCGAACACTTTTTGCTATTTTTGGGCAACCACTTGGTCCTTCCTCTCAAAATCTCAGACCCGTCCTCAGCTCGTAGTAAGTGATCAAACTCTACCCCTCCATCCTCTGTAGAGTGACTGGTGCCATCTTTCTTAAGTTTAGTCAAGGACTGAAGTATGCTATTCCACCCACACTCCTTTCGATATTCCAAAGTCATGACAGAAAGGTTGTGACTCGCCAAGATTGAGCGAGGTGCACTCTGACAGAATGGAACTTTGAGACCATATGAACAAAATAAATGTAGTCTGTAGAAGATTTGAATATGATATGATAGAGCAGTAATGCAATTTCACACTCTCTTATAATTTTGTTGGAGATTTGCATATATTTCAGCATATTATTTCTAACATATTATCGATCATATATAGAAAGTTTAAAAGAAAGGGCATAATCTAGATTCTAAAATAAAAGTCAAGAAATATCATAATGATGTACATTGCAAGTTGTGTTTGGTTTGGTGGAAAttgatttggaaaaatatttttcgcATTTATGGGTGTTTGGGGTAATGGAAAATGTTGgttaactaaaaatatttttcctcttGACCATAAAATAAAGGCACTTATGACATAAAATTGtttatgttttcattttttgtaaaCCGTTTTTACCCttatccaaaacttataaaCTGAACCTCCACCCACTATTTGCCACCCAACCACCATCGCCCGCTAACTTCCTTAGTCTCGGTGGCCATCCATCGCTATCGGTGGTGAACCACTATTGCTGATGGCCATCGGTCACCTCAACTCTGGTTCTcatgatgatttttttatctaaagtttttatttatttattttatatatgtgcttgggagatgaaaaagtgtgAGAAAGTAGTAGATTATATGTTTTtcatagaattttaaaaaatgtaaccaaacattggaaaatattttctggagTATCTTTAGGAACGTAAccaaaacttgaaaataattttttttccttgcgattgaattttttttttttttttttgggtcaaactaAACACAACCTGTTTTGgagatttgtgtgtgtgtgtgtgtgtgtggtggcAACTGAGCTTTGAAAGTTTTGAACTAACATGTGTTGTTATATCTACTTAGGTTCTGACCAAAGTGAGAAACCCCTAAACATGGAAATAAGATTATTAACAGAATTATGTACGAACAAAAAGACATGGTTGATGATTAAGGATCTACCTCAAGAATCCAGCTAATGTATTTCACATGGTTTACGTGATAATTGATATCCAAATCATTCCATAAAGGCTGCATATTTCAACAACAAATTAGGAGAATTGTTTAAATTGAAGTCATTATGAATAATTGCTCAACAAATTCAAGACGCTTACCCTTAAACCAGTTCGGATATAATCCGCCGTCTCAAAGTCCAAATGCTGGAGTTTTTTCTTGGCCTTATTAATGATAGGGTCACTTTTAAAAACGAGATGCTTCATTTCTGCACCAACTTCCTTTTCTAAAGATATTTTCCTTGTCTTCGTATTCATCATCATATACAGGCTGCATATAACCAAAATAACTCCAGTGAACGGCGTAATATACTCAAGAATCAATGAATTAGCTTCAAACAAAGATATAGACATATAGCATGcacatttttcaatcaaaaatttgattttaagtaAATGGAATGACAGGAAGAAAATTAACTGATACATGGACAAACAAGTTTCAACCTGGTTGCTCGAATAAGAGTTTCGCCTGTCTTGTAATCACGGACAAGCCAGtcacattcttttctctttcctgACGCAGAAGCAAACCAATGGTCCACTTGAACTACATCAGCCCTTCAAACATAGTCATCGCATGTCTTAATAGGATATAAATTTAAGACTTGTTAAGTGCAATTATTCCAAAGTGCGCAATTGTTGCAAAAACATATAATGTAATTCCAGTTCAACATCAAGAATCTTTAATATATCTTAGTTTTGAATTCTTGCAACTAAACAATACACCCTACTTGTTGTATGCCggaaaagaattaaatcagcTAATTAGTTCTCTGATTTCAATAAATGAAAGAGGATATACTTGCTTTTAACCCTATGGGATACCAGGGATATATAATACAATCCATTGGAGACTATGTCTCAAAACACTCTTTCCCTCTTCCCTCTgatcagagagagaaagagagattagaagaagaaggataAATGATGGTTTAATATGAAATAATCAAACATCATGAATGTCCCACCCAAAATGAGTCTCTATACCCATTATTTCTATTCATGGGCATGAAGCTCGAAATTTCTGTCTATCATCATGACCATTACATCTCACACGCTGCAATTAAGGAAGGGGGAGGAGATCCTAGAGACCATGGTCAGACCTGAATCCTATATAAGCACTAGGCCACATGGCCCACATCCATTCCAAGGtatgaaagaaaaaccctaattaCTTGATTACTTTCTTGATATTAGGTTTAGTGAGTTTTGACTTTAGTATCAGAGAAGTTTAGCTCAACGCCGCACCCATGTGACCCTAATTGAGTGTTTTTATCTTTCATAGGTCTTATGAAACTTAATTTGGATGCACGACTCATTGGGATCTATAACATCATCAAGgtgaatataatatttttggatcAACATATATTATTAGGGTGATACTTTGGTTTCATTAGaatttatataaaagtttaaTATAATTAGTGAGAATATATAccaattaattttcaaattaataaaattctcaaCACAATTATGCTGATAATTGAAAAGGCATGTATAGGTTACCATGTAGGCAGACGCTCCACCTCAATTTGTAATCGATAGACCACCCATACAAGGTCCTTTCTATGCATCTCTGGTGTACTACCAAAACCATTGGCTTGCAGCCCCAAACTCTTAAGGTGGTTAATTGTTGATTCCTACAAGGACAAGAGCCAGGAAAGTTAAGGGTTTCAATTGGTACAATGACTTAATTTAACTTACCAAATTACGATACCGGATCTAGAACCTGCAAACGATTCACTAAGGCTTCTATGGAAACTTTGCCATCAGGGTCTGACTCATATGATCTAAGTAAGTATTTTTGCTGGAGTACAAGCCCTCCATGCAGCAACTTTCCACCAAATGTGTCCGTAATTAAATCAAGCCGCCTTGGATTCAAATTCAGTTCTTTTTGCCTTTTCTCAGTATCTGCGCACGGCAATCATATTGACAATAGCAAGAAGTGAAACCAATCAGCAGAGGCAGAGCTAAGATTTAGTCCCCAGTGAATTGTAATTGTAGTCGAAACCAATCTTTTACACTTACGTGGGAGCCACATAACGAAAGAACATcataaaacatatataatacatGTAATGCACAACATGATACAATCAGGACTTTTACTAAATGGTACCATTTTCCTCGGGAGGCTCTTTAGTCTGCATCTTAAATAGCAAAGCACGGTGAGGAGCAAAGTTGAAATTATTTCCATTAGTAATTAGGCTGTTGCTTCTTCCTTTCCAACACATGGTGGGGTTATTTTTTGAAGAGGACAGTGATGGAAGGATCAGCCTGAAGACTGTCGGGGTGACCAAAGCTGTTACCATGGATTGATTATATGACCTCCTATTAGAAAAAGCAGCGAAAAGATAAAGTAAAAATGGTGAAAAAATGGTGAATTTTCTGATGAGTAATTTGAACCAAATCCTAATTAAGTGGAAACCACTCAAATTTATAAGAAAGTATCAAATGAAATTATCACAAATGGTCTCTAGGAAATTCTGAATGAATCTATAATACCTAAGGGGAGTAACTTTATACATTTTCAATATAACGTTAATTTGTTCATTATATAGGGACGCGCCAGGTTtgagattatttatttatttatttattaggagTAGGTTAGGGATTAGCTTAGTGGGGACAAGGATGCGGAATAGGCTACCCAGCCCTACTAttgtctccctctctctctctctctctctctctctctctctcacacacacatatatatatatatatatatgtatatatatgcagCCTAAAGTTCTTTTACAGATCATGTTCCTATAAATTAATTGGCAGGATTACAATTGAGTATTGATCCCCTGGATCATCCAATAGAGTATAAAAAAACTTCTCTCTAAATATATGTCAACCAGATCTAGCATTTGTTTGTGAAGAAAATAAGGCTTTTCTTCTTCGCCAACTAATCTATATAGATATGTATTGCAGTtttaaatggtaaattatattcttctttttttaaaagtaaatgtgTCTCAATCTCAAATCTTTTTATTGTTGGGTACATGAGTCAAAACTTGGGAGGGGTGGAAATTGCTTACAAGTCACAATCTCAAACCTTTTTAATGCATTGCTTGAGACATTTACTTGTCGGTAGAGAGGCATGAGAGATAACACCGACAActtgctctaatttttttatgattctcATCAAATGTTTTCTTAAGCTTTGTATGATGCTATATTTGTCTTTTATGAAAATGTCCACGGGCTCTACAACGGAGCAACATGTATGAACCTTCTTCAATTGCTACTTGTATGTGATGATGTGCAGA contains:
- the LOC126725567 gene encoding palmitoyl-acyl carrier protein thioesterase, chloroplastic-like isoform X2 → MVTALVTPTVFRLILPSLSSSKNNPTMCWKGRSNSLITNGNNFNFAPHRALLFKMQTKEPPEENDTEKRQKELNLNPRRLDLITDTFGGKLLHGGLVLQQKYLLRSYESDPDGKVSIEALVNRLQESTINHLKSLGLQANGFGSTPEMHRKDLVWVVYRLQIEVERLPTWADVVQVDHWFASASGKRKECDWLVRDYKTGETLIRATSLYMMMNTKTRKISLEKEVGAEMKHLVFKSDPIINKAKKKLQHLDFETADYIRTGLRPLWNDLDINYHVNHVKYISWILESAPRSILASHNLSVMTLEYRKECGWNSILQSLTKLKKDGTSHSTEDGGVEFDHLLRAEDGSEILRGRTKWLPKNSKKCSESINMVYG
- the LOC126725567 gene encoding palmitoyl-acyl carrier protein thioesterase, chloroplastic-like isoform X1; amino-acid sequence: MVTALVTPTVFRLILPSLSSSKNNPTMCWKGRSNSLITNGNNFNFAPHRALLFKMQTKEPPEENDTEKRQKELNLNPRRLDLITDTFGGKLLHGGLVLQQKYLLRSYESDPDGKVSIEALVNRLQVLDPESTINHLKSLGLQANGFGSTPEMHRKDLVWVVYRLQIEVERLPTWADVVQVDHWFASASGKRKECDWLVRDYKTGETLIRATSLYMMMNTKTRKISLEKEVGAEMKHLVFKSDPIINKAKKKLQHLDFETADYIRTGLRPLWNDLDINYHVNHVKYISWILESAPRSILASHNLSVMTLEYRKECGWNSILQSLTKLKKDGTSHSTEDGGVEFDHLLRAEDGSEILRGRTKWLPKNSKKCSESINMVYG